The Sulfolobus acidocaldarius DSM 639 genome has a window encoding:
- a CDS encoding nucleotidyltransferase family protein, which produces MIEKAVITAAGKGSRMKYITTVLPKALLPLFSSENGDLITRPVIDLIFDSLSSVGVKKFCIVVGKHGKLLMDYLFDMGVTFVFQPHPKGFGDAVLKAEDFSSNDPFIVHADDGVLTGGYKEAVSLFDEVKPDAVLLLREVKNPKRYGIVDVKDEGEYMGHKMYRVIEAQEKPQNPRSNIGISAVYIFSPKIFQGLNKVKVEEGKELELTYGIQNIISEGGEVYGILLKDEKWLNVGDPVSYIDALNLTYSFHVKKYQ; this is translated from the coding sequence TTGATCGAGAAGGCTGTTATTACCGCAGCAGGTAAGGGAAGTAGAATGAAATACATAACTACAGTGCTTCCAAAGGCACTTTTACCTCTTTTTAGTAGTGAAAATGGAGATCTAATTACGAGACCTGTTATAGATCTTATTTTTGATTCTTTGTCTTCTGTTGGAGTTAAAAAGTTCTGTATAGTTGTTGGAAAACATGGAAAATTATTGATGGACTATCTATTTGATATGGGGGTTACTTTTGTATTTCAACCTCATCCGAAAGGGTTCGGTGATGCAGTATTAAAAGCTGAAGACTTCTCTAGTAACGACCCATTCATAGTTCATGCTGATGATGGAGTATTAACAGGAGGGTATAAGGAGGCTGTCTCACTTTTTGATGAGGTAAAACCAGATGCTGTGCTTTTACTTAGAGAAGTTAAGAATCCTAAGAGATATGGTATAGTTGATGTTAAAGATGAAGGAGAGTATATGGGGCATAAAATGTATAGAGTGATTGAAGCTCAAGAAAAACCCCAAAATCCTAGGTCAAACATAGGTATATCTGCTGTATACATATTTTCTCCAAAAATATTTCAGGGTTTGAATAAGGTTAAAGTAGAGGAGGGAAAAGAGCTCGAACTAACATACGGAATTCAAAATATCATAAGCGAAGGCGGTGAGGTATATGGAATTCTGTTGAAAGATGAAAAATGGTTAAATGTAGGAGATCCAGTAAGTTATATCGACGCTTTAAACCTCACTTACTCTTTTCATGTTAAGAAGTATCAGTGA
- the agl3 gene encoding UDP-sulfoquinovose synthase, translating into MRILVLGIDGHLGWPLALRLAKRGHEVIGIDNLSTRRFSEEVGSDSAFPLPQPQERVSEAKKHLGVDITFYVGDITNYGFFKDIVQRYKPDAIVHFAEQRSAPYSMIDMDHAVYTVINNEVSTLRVIQAVLEVDPTIHILKMGTMGEYGTPAFDIPESIYVEAIVNGKKDKIIVPRKAGSVYHWTKVHDTDFLLHFQELYGLTVTDIMQGPVYGTRTEEIVEETLRTRFDFDEVWGTVVNRYCVEAILGLPLTVYGKGGQTRGFISLEDSIQALTLLLENPPKQGEYRVANQFAEIYSVKKIAEFVKKAGEELGLNVEIGSYENPRVEAEEHYYNPERKVLPSLGFYPKKRLPEDVKIMIKDLLPYKTRLERFKHVILPKTKWRKPQYVKRVR; encoded by the coding sequence ATGAGGATTCTAGTACTAGGAATTGATGGTCATTTAGGATGGCCATTGGCATTAAGGTTAGCTAAAAGAGGTCATGAGGTAATTGGTATCGATAACTTGTCGACAAGGAGGTTTTCAGAAGAGGTTGGGTCAGATTCAGCTTTTCCTTTGCCTCAACCACAGGAGAGGGTGAGTGAGGCAAAGAAACATTTGGGTGTAGACATAACCTTTTACGTGGGGGATATTACTAATTATGGATTCTTTAAGGACATAGTACAGAGATATAAACCTGATGCCATAGTGCACTTCGCTGAGCAGAGATCTGCTCCGTACTCTATGATAGACATGGATCACGCGGTCTACACAGTTATAAATAATGAGGTAAGCACTTTGAGAGTTATCCAAGCTGTATTGGAGGTAGATCCAACAATACATATATTGAAGATGGGTACCATGGGTGAGTATGGAACACCTGCTTTCGATATACCTGAGAGTATATATGTTGAAGCTATAGTTAATGGTAAGAAAGATAAGATAATAGTTCCTAGAAAAGCGGGTTCTGTTTATCACTGGACTAAGGTTCATGATACTGATTTTCTTCTTCATTTCCAAGAACTTTACGGGCTCACTGTCACTGATATAATGCAAGGTCCTGTATACGGTACTAGAACAGAAGAGATTGTGGAGGAAACACTGAGGACTAGGTTTGACTTTGACGAGGTTTGGGGAACTGTGGTTAATCGATATTGTGTAGAAGCCATCCTCGGGCTTCCACTAACAGTTTATGGAAAGGGTGGTCAAACTAGAGGATTTATATCATTAGAGGACAGTATCCAAGCATTAACCTTGCTCTTGGAGAATCCTCCTAAACAAGGGGAATATAGAGTTGCTAATCAGTTTGCAGAGATATATAGTGTTAAGAAAATAGCTGAATTTGTAAAGAAGGCTGGAGAGGAGCTAGGATTAAATGTGGAAATAGGTTCATACGAAAATCCTAGAGTGGAGGCGGAAGAGCATTACTACAACCCTGAGAGGAAAGTGTTGCCATCCTTAGGATTTTATCCTAAAAAGAGATTACCTGAGGATGTTAAAATAATGATAAAGGATCTACTACCTTATAAGACTAGGTTAGAGAGATTTAAGCATGTTATATTGCCAAAGACTAAATGGAGAAAACCACAATACGTTAAAAGAGTAAGATAA
- a CDS encoding BadF/BadG/BcrA/BcrD ATPase family protein → MIIVGIDAGGTKTKAVAYTCDGQYIGEGETGPGNYHNVGLSKAINNIREAALKATKGEEPDVISIGAAGLDSRYDYESFNSLASTVAKKVIVNHDGVIALFAETLGEKGVVVISGTGSVVEGYDGKDFHRIGGRGWLLSDVGSAYWVGRRALRAVLEVMDGLRQKSNLYYKVLEKIRVKDLDDLVLWSYTSSCQADIIASVAEAVNSSALTGDELAISILKEGAEKLANQAVLMARRLNVNTVYMKGGMFKSPIYLATFKNYLSLYGIKGEVGKRNPELGAMVIAFKELGCSIEKLLNG, encoded by the coding sequence ATGATTATAGTTGGCATAGACGCAGGAGGAACAAAGACTAAGGCAGTAGCTTACACTTGTGACGGTCAATATATAGGCGAGGGGGAAACAGGACCAGGCAATTATCATAACGTAGGATTAAGTAAGGCAATTAACAACATAAGGGAGGCTGCCCTTAAGGCAACAAAAGGAGAAGAACCTGATGTAATATCAATTGGAGCTGCAGGGTTAGATTCGAGATATGATTATGAAAGTTTTAACTCCTTAGCGTCAACTGTAGCTAAAAAAGTTATAGTAAACCACGATGGAGTTATAGCCCTTTTTGCAGAAACATTAGGAGAGAAAGGTGTAGTAGTAATCTCTGGGACTGGAAGTGTAGTGGAGGGATACGATGGAAAGGATTTCCACAGAATTGGTGGAAGAGGATGGTTACTCTCTGATGTAGGATCAGCCTATTGGGTTGGTAGAAGAGCATTAAGGGCTGTTTTAGAGGTAATGGATGGTCTTAGGCAAAAGAGTAACTTATATTATAAAGTTTTAGAGAAAATTAGAGTAAAAGACTTAGATGATCTTGTGCTTTGGTCCTATACTAGCAGTTGTCAGGCGGACATAATAGCCTCAGTCGCTGAGGCTGTAAACAGCTCCGCACTCACAGGTGACGAACTGGCAATCAGTATTTTGAAGGAAGGTGCGGAGAAGTTAGCAAATCAAGCTGTCCTAATGGCTAGAAGATTAAACGTTAACACTGTATATATGAAGGGAGGAATGTTTAAGTCACCAATCTACTTAGCAACATTTAAGAACTATTTATCGTTGTACGGGATCAAAGGAGAAGTAGGAAAAAGAAATCCTGAATTAGGAGCTATGGTCATAGCATTCAAGGAATTAGGGTGCAGTATAGAAAAGTTACTGAACGGATAA
- a CDS encoding gamma-glutamyltransferase family protein, which yields MKVSIGKKVVASQNQLATYVGAKILETGGNAFDAAVGVSAVLSVVLPYTSGLGGDGFLLANTPEGLIAYNASGWTSKNLKIQKIPSPRHPSTVLVPGLVDMWDYIERKFMSLDLQTVLQPAVKLATNGFYIGKELGRAISRAIDMPESWSKLYKGRMAGDFIKLRELGEALKVISRNPREFYEGKLMEEIVLGLNKQGVEMEFSDFANFRGEEVKPIKSTYRDFTLYELPPNSQGITTLEILKLSEMVETWKHKFDDIERVKEMVKIFAIGYNDRDRYVTDPRFYSPEINLLDENVLRVKLREMGILPNRILRTEDTTFFVVADGENEVGFIQSLFFHFGSGITVKQFPFNNRGFGFTEGNNKPEPRKRPLHTLSILYAEKDDESLFIGCAGGDLRPQIHAEVFQYYADYNMEIDEAVNAPRFILLSDKIVAEKRLNLPFQQLDYFTPEVGVVQALKRKSDRYYAVADLRSEGVSLSVQ from the coding sequence ATGAAAGTTAGTATAGGTAAAAAAGTGGTTGCTAGTCAAAATCAGTTGGCTACATATGTTGGTGCTAAGATACTTGAAACGGGCGGAAATGCATTTGATGCAGCTGTAGGAGTAAGCGCAGTTCTTTCGGTTGTTTTACCCTACACTAGTGGACTGGGCGGAGATGGTTTTCTCTTGGCAAATACCCCTGAGGGTTTGATAGCTTATAACGCTTCAGGGTGGACTTCAAAAAATCTGAAGATTCAAAAAATACCGAGCCCTAGACACCCATCAACAGTTTTAGTTCCTGGGTTAGTGGACATGTGGGATTACATAGAGAGGAAATTCATGAGCTTAGACTTGCAGACTGTTTTGCAACCAGCTGTAAAGTTAGCTACAAATGGTTTCTACATAGGAAAAGAGCTGGGGAGAGCCATATCTAGAGCCATTGATATGCCTGAAAGTTGGTCTAAACTGTACAAAGGCAGAATGGCTGGGGACTTCATTAAACTTAGAGAACTAGGAGAAGCACTGAAAGTAATTTCTAGAAATCCTAGAGAGTTTTATGAAGGCAAACTAATGGAAGAAATAGTCCTGGGCTTAAATAAACAGGGTGTAGAAATGGAGTTTTCTGATTTCGCCAATTTCAGGGGTGAGGAGGTTAAACCTATAAAATCTACTTATAGGGATTTCACACTTTATGAACTTCCTCCTAATAGCCAAGGCATAACGACTCTTGAGATACTTAAGTTGTCTGAAATGGTGGAAACATGGAAGCATAAGTTTGACGATATAGAAAGAGTAAAAGAGATGGTGAAAATCTTTGCAATTGGATATAATGATAGGGACAGATATGTTACTGACCCTCGTTTTTACTCACCGGAAATTAACCTATTAGATGAAAACGTATTAAGAGTAAAATTGAGAGAGATGGGTATATTACCTAACCGTATACTGAGAACTGAGGACACAACTTTCTTTGTGGTAGCAGATGGCGAAAATGAAGTTGGTTTCATACAAAGTCTATTTTTCCATTTCGGATCAGGAATCACTGTGAAACAGTTTCCGTTTAATAACAGGGGGTTTGGATTTACAGAAGGAAATAACAAACCAGAACCCAGAAAGAGACCATTGCACACCTTATCAATACTCTACGCAGAAAAAGACGACGAGAGCTTGTTTATAGGATGTGCTGGTGGAGATCTTAGACCTCAAATTCATGCTGAAGTGTTTCAGTATTATGCTGATTACAACATGGAGATTGATGAGGCTGTTAATGCTCCGAGATTCATATTATTGAGCGATAAGATTGTAGCTGAGAAGAGGTTGAATTTGCCTTTCCAGCAACTTGACTATTTCACACCTGAGGTAGGGGTAGTTCAAGCTCTGAAGAGGAAAAGCGATAGATACTATGCAGTAGCTGACTTAAGGAGTGAGGGTGTAAGCTTATCCGTTCAGTAA
- a CDS encoding MazG nucleotide pyrophosphohydrolase domain-containing protein: MDLKYIQEKMKELYYVKDSERGVYATFTWLVEEVGELAEALLSKNKDSLEEELADVLAWTVSVANLVGIDLEEALRKKYHI, from the coding sequence TTGGACCTTAAGTACATCCAGGAAAAGATGAAAGAGCTTTATTACGTTAAGGATTCAGAGAGAGGAGTATACGCTACTTTTACGTGGTTGGTAGAAGAGGTTGGGGAACTAGCTGAAGCACTATTATCAAAAAATAAGGATTCGTTAGAAGAAGAGTTGGCTGACGTTTTAGCGTGGACTGTGTCAGTAGCTAACCTAGTAGGAATAGATTTGGAAGAAGCTTTAAGGAAGAAATACCACATATAA
- a CDS encoding tRNA(Met) cytidine acetyltransferase TmcA has product MMEKKEFFEILRNSMLDSKDRYYRNLVFIQDESDILRHVLEVLQLYLDINPDPLIAYAFHPWAKGAKDRLEELRKIVKNSEKLIDIDYSSSERYLGSTFDVAILDLVDNFEPNHIGRLVDLVRGGGLIILYTNDLKNNKIFKNSILREGKVLDVYETRFIRKLTEHEGIFVISNSEYYAKPFKGEVKEKPSPQLPKKPTMPVELHSLCLSSDQNKVLESFIGMRYGSRKVLVITASRGRGKSAVTGLGMAGLIFKHGFRKGRKYKIIVTAPSIASSSQTMEFLKRGLDALGVEYREKRSPMGFINSLEGEGFRVFFEIPEATLEHEGDLLVVDEAAAIGIGYIDSALKTWKKVVLVTTVHGYEGSGKAFLRYLNRLLKQRKTTVYWEEMRKPLRYAEGDPIEKWLYDSLLLDAEPEDVQQEIDKVYFETLDKEELFSDDRKLRQVYGILVTAHYRNNPNDLMIMGDGIHHTIKGLSIEGTNSYIGVVQIANEGGLSDELIHSALMGVTFDGDLIPDRMIKHSRLIEFGKMKGWRIVRIAVMQELQDKGFGSQMLEMIIEDAKRQEIDWVGSSFMGDMRVLNFWIRNGFYPVHVSPKKNEKLGDYPVIVIKPISEIATKAVRVAAYVLKEKLLNTLHDVYFSMDPEIAQIILSGIKVHKEVKINPIYVDKAVAFLQGVSPYESSADGIHLLALKYFWDAKREWSLEPEQEILLIAKILQGRPWRFTSASLNSNRTGVNEMLYQAIAELLYRYYSLNSETKVGISLDKLDDDQID; this is encoded by the coding sequence ATGATGGAAAAAAAGGAATTCTTTGAAATTCTAAGGAACTCAATGTTAGATAGTAAGGATAGATATTACAGAAATTTAGTATTTATTCAAGATGAATCGGATATTTTACGTCATGTTTTAGAAGTTTTACAGCTTTACTTAGACATAAATCCAGATCCCCTTATAGCATATGCATTTCATCCCTGGGCTAAGGGGGCTAAGGATAGACTTGAGGAACTAAGAAAGATTGTTAAAAATAGCGAGAAACTCATAGATATCGATTACTCAAGCTCTGAAAGATATCTAGGTTCTACTTTTGATGTTGCTATTCTAGATTTAGTAGATAACTTTGAACCCAATCACATAGGTAGATTAGTGGATTTAGTAAGAGGTGGCGGATTAATAATACTTTACACAAACGACTTAAAGAATAATAAGATATTTAAAAATTCTATCCTTAGGGAGGGAAAGGTACTTGATGTTTATGAAACGAGATTTATAAGAAAACTAACCGAGCATGAGGGCATCTTCGTCATATCTAACTCCGAATACTACGCAAAGCCTTTTAAGGGTGAGGTGAAGGAAAAACCCTCACCACAATTACCTAAAAAGCCTACAATGCCAGTAGAGTTGCATTCCTTATGCCTTAGCTCTGATCAAAACAAAGTTTTAGAGTCATTTATCGGAATGAGATACGGATCAAGAAAAGTTCTAGTTATAACGGCTTCTAGAGGAAGAGGTAAAAGTGCGGTAACTGGACTAGGTATGGCAGGTCTAATATTTAAACATGGCTTTAGAAAGGGACGAAAATACAAGATAATAGTTACTGCACCTTCAATAGCAAGCTCTTCACAGACTATGGAATTCCTCAAGAGAGGTCTTGACGCATTGGGAGTAGAATACAGGGAAAAAAGATCTCCTATGGGGTTCATAAATAGCCTTGAAGGAGAAGGATTCAGAGTATTTTTTGAGATACCTGAAGCTACTTTAGAGCATGAGGGTGATTTACTTGTCGTGGATGAGGCAGCAGCGATAGGTATTGGGTATATTGATTCAGCTCTCAAGACATGGAAAAAGGTCGTTCTCGTAACGACTGTTCACGGTTATGAAGGTTCAGGTAAAGCATTCCTAAGATACCTAAATAGATTGCTTAAACAGAGAAAAACTACAGTGTATTGGGAGGAAATGAGAAAACCTCTAAGGTATGCTGAAGGCGATCCTATTGAGAAATGGTTGTACGATTCGTTATTACTTGATGCAGAACCGGAGGATGTGCAACAAGAGATCGATAAAGTGTATTTCGAAACCTTAGACAAGGAAGAGTTATTCTCAGATGATCGTAAATTGAGGCAAGTTTATGGAATTTTGGTCACAGCTCATTACAGAAATAATCCCAATGACCTGATGATAATGGGAGATGGGATTCATCATACAATAAAGGGATTAAGTATTGAGGGCACGAATAGTTACATAGGAGTAGTACAGATAGCTAATGAGGGAGGTTTATCTGATGAGCTAATACATTCAGCATTAATGGGTGTGACATTTGATGGAGATCTTATACCAGATAGAATGATAAAACACTCTAGGCTGATAGAATTCGGAAAGATGAAAGGATGGAGAATTGTAAGAATAGCAGTAATGCAAGAACTACAGGACAAGGGATTCGGAAGCCAGATGTTAGAGATGATAATCGAAGATGCTAAGAGGCAGGAAATTGATTGGGTTGGATCCTCATTTATGGGAGATATGAGAGTACTTAATTTCTGGATTAGAAACGGATTCTACCCTGTTCATGTTTCGCCCAAGAAAAATGAAAAACTTGGGGATTACCCTGTAATAGTAATAAAGCCTATAAGCGAAATTGCAACTAAGGCAGTAAGAGTAGCAGCATATGTATTGAAGGAAAAACTACTTAACACCTTACATGATGTTTACTTTTCCATGGACCCAGAAATTGCCCAAATAATACTCAGTGGTATAAAAGTTCATAAAGAAGTTAAGATAAACCCGATATACGTAGATAAAGCAGTAGCATTTCTTCAAGGAGTAAGCCCATATGAATCCTCAGCCGATGGGATTCACCTACTAGCGTTAAAATACTTTTGGGATGCTAAAAGGGAATGGTCCTTAGAGCCTGAACAAGAAATTTTACTAATAGCAAAAATACTGCAAGGCAGACCATGGAGATTTACTTCAGCCTCACTAAATTCGAATAGAACCGGAGTTAATGAAATGTTATATCAGGCTATTGCCGAATTATTATACAGGTACTATTCCTTAAATAGTGAAACAAAAGTAGGAATTAGCTTAGATAAATTGGATGATGACCAAATAGACTGA
- a CDS encoding APC family permease produces MQLSKGSLSIRESYGQAMAVTAPLGSVVSTTTAAIAYAGKSVLFATLLAFLASLLWMFTLTKYTKKIASPGGYYTFGSAAWRSKTVAYYEAITEVIAYSSLNAVNSFSVYLLLKVTFQMLNLELPDYVLPLSLVIGLIYPTLSSVILHIRKVLGYIVSISATLEVIFLYVLFGYAVATRGFDITYLSPVGTNFSSLGTAMVLTIVSIAGAGAAAYLGEETKKPTSTITTGIKIAYVVGGGAILAGTYALVALWNEPIQTLSNSPQPLIQELYPISFIVMLISLILSINSLLASNIGTTVGAARILFNLAREKAMPKVFSRLNSEREPLIATVVVGLISAIFAISSLTYTGSADVAFTEISFISSLFWLAGRIVDNLGAPVFYWRLRELTPKILIVFLGSTTINLVGMIGSLQAPDMFQAVYLISVLAAATLWYIIKARKGIAGKYLVDENNQLITMEEYFAKVRSR; encoded by the coding sequence ATGCAACTTTCAAAAGGTTCTTTGTCGATAAGAGAATCATATGGACAAGCAATGGCTGTAACTGCACCATTAGGAAGCGTTGTATCCACAACAACTGCAGCAATAGCTTATGCAGGAAAATCAGTCTTGTTTGCGACACTCCTAGCCTTTTTAGCGAGTTTGCTCTGGATGTTCACTTTGACAAAATATACTAAGAAAATTGCCTCTCCAGGAGGATACTATACATTCGGATCAGCTGCATGGAGAAGTAAGACCGTAGCCTACTATGAAGCTATAACTGAAGTAATAGCATATTCTTCACTAAATGCTGTTAATTCCTTCTCAGTTTACCTATTACTGAAAGTAACTTTTCAAATGTTAAATCTTGAATTGCCAGATTATGTTCTCCCTCTCTCCCTTGTGATAGGACTAATTTATCCCACGCTCTCTTCAGTAATTCTACACATTAGAAAAGTGTTGGGATACATAGTTAGTATAAGTGCTACATTAGAAGTAATATTCTTATACGTTCTTTTCGGCTATGCAGTAGCCACGAGAGGATTTGATATAACATATTTATCCCCTGTTGGAACGAATTTTAGTAGTTTAGGTACTGCGATGGTTCTAACAATTGTCAGTATAGCAGGTGCAGGGGCTGCTGCTTACTTAGGAGAGGAAACCAAAAAGCCTACCTCAACTATTACCACTGGAATAAAGATTGCCTATGTCGTAGGAGGAGGAGCAATTTTAGCAGGTACTTACGCGTTAGTAGCTCTATGGAATGAACCTATACAGACTCTAAGTAACTCTCCACAACCCTTAATTCAGGAGCTATATCCAATTAGTTTCATCGTAATGCTAATCAGTCTAATATTATCCATAAATAGTCTACTTGCTTCAAACATAGGAACAACAGTGGGTGCTGCAAGAATCTTATTTAACCTTGCAAGAGAGAAGGCTATGCCGAAAGTATTTTCTAGATTAAACTCCGAGCGAGAGCCACTTATAGCTACAGTAGTGGTCGGTTTAATTTCTGCCATATTTGCTATTTCCTCTTTAACTTATACTGGATCAGCTGATGTTGCATTTACAGAGATTAGTTTCATATCAAGCTTATTCTGGTTAGCTGGAAGGATAGTCGACAATCTAGGTGCACCAGTGTTTTACTGGAGATTAAGAGAGTTAACTCCTAAAATATTAATCGTATTCCTAGGCTCCACTACTATTAACTTAGTTGGTATGATTGGGTCTTTACAGGCACCAGACATGTTCCAGGCTGTTTACTTGATTTCCGTGTTGGCTGCAGCTACGCTTTGGTATATTATTAAAGCCAGAAAAGGTATAGCAGGTAAATATCTTGTAGACGAAAACAATCAACTAATTACAATGGAAGAGTATTTCGCAAAAGTAAGAAGTAGATAG
- a CDS encoding protein-L-isoaspartate O-methyltransferase family protein, with the protein MSTSEKEAILKYLSTIVVNSDVLEAFMKLDRRKFLPAKYSDIAYSLKHIDQPIQITKNYNTTALGLGVKMVDLLELKKSDKVLEIGTGSGYYTALMAEIVGAENVYTIEFDEEAYNLAKNNLKEYHGIHLIFGDGSLGYISGSPYDKIIVWASSPTFPYALYQQMKEKGIMIVPISDNEKRQGLYRIYKGETGSPVITKVMDVYFTRLRGLCGFWY; encoded by the coding sequence ATGAGTACGAGTGAAAAAGAAGCTATTCTAAAATACCTCTCAACTATAGTTGTAAATTCAGATGTACTGGAGGCTTTCATGAAACTTGACAGGAGGAAGTTTCTTCCTGCTAAGTATTCAGATATAGCTTATTCTCTCAAGCATATAGATCAACCTATCCAAATTACTAAAAATTACAATACTACTGCATTGGGATTAGGAGTGAAAATGGTGGATCTTTTAGAATTAAAGAAGAGTGATAAGGTCTTAGAGATTGGTACAGGGAGTGGGTATTATACTGCATTAATGGCTGAAATTGTTGGGGCAGAAAATGTATATACAATTGAGTTTGATGAGGAGGCGTACAATTTAGCAAAGAATAATCTTAAGGAGTACCATGGTATTCATTTGATTTTTGGGGATGGAAGCCTTGGTTACATTTCAGGATCTCCATATGACAAGATCATTGTTTGGGCATCTTCGCCTACTTTTCCATATGCTCTATATCAACAGATGAAAGAAAAAGGAATTATGATTGTGCCAATTTCTGATAATGAAAAAAGACAAGGGTTATACAGGATATATAAGGGAGAGACTGGCTCTCCTGTGATAACTAAGGTAATGGACGTATATTTTACACGACTGAGGGGTTTATGTGGATTTTGGTACTAA
- a CDS encoding ATP-binding protein — MLFKELNGRLREIKTITRPTADGRGTITFKTFMVEIPFSSDTQIDVGKLLLVETIRKGVYLILEITDYIPQHFGMINLDGTIPPELRNEIMRRIEETWNTNQAWIDVIATPVGYIMKEEDGKIEFKKGYVPPLPASKVKLFTSEALEKFIFYPEGTILGKSVNEEIDLKVNLLKAINYHIGVFAYTGSGKSNLTSLIVRRALNKYKDLKVVIIDVSMEYSILLLDELLSLNSRLVTLDRLPSNELDAGKRLLRTHVLPEELEDVRESIRKGFIKLYTEQKLRRLYIPPQGISYLSYGTLIEMIRSQIEDKYVSTSQKPLFMALLQSLDNLMRERKLTKDDIVDDTINPLLREAEEKAREAGVRDGSVIFTFLSSIKTYIQVKPSEVEEYDVESLAIEILDQDPSSPRLFVVETPNIDDARLVTHLLIENIYMRRKRAYSSLPVILFVLDEAQEFIPFETRQKDYTEQSSSSVEKLLRHGRKYHLHALISTQRLAYLNTNVLQQIHTYFVSTLPRPYDRQLISDTFGISDSLVDRTLNFDIGQWLLISFKAALKEDIPVMFKAENNVQELKENLKRYT, encoded by the coding sequence ATGTTGTTTAAAGAACTTAATGGAAGGCTAAGGGAAATAAAAACTATCACAAGACCAACAGCGGATGGAAGAGGCACTATAACGTTCAAAACGTTTATGGTGGAGATTCCCTTCTCATCAGATACACAGATTGATGTAGGAAAACTTTTGCTCGTAGAGACCATAAGGAAGGGTGTCTATTTAATTTTAGAAATAACTGACTATATTCCTCAACATTTTGGAATGATAAACCTAGATGGTACCATTCCCCCAGAGTTAAGAAACGAAATAATGAGAAGGATAGAGGAAACGTGGAATACAAATCAAGCTTGGATTGACGTTATAGCAACACCTGTCGGTTACATAATGAAAGAAGAGGACGGAAAGATAGAGTTTAAAAAGGGCTATGTACCCCCCTTGCCTGCTTCAAAAGTGAAACTTTTCACATCAGAAGCTCTAGAGAAGTTCATTTTCTATCCTGAAGGGACAATACTAGGTAAGTCAGTCAACGAGGAGATAGATCTTAAGGTAAACTTACTAAAGGCTATAAATTACCACATAGGAGTTTTTGCATACACAGGATCAGGTAAGTCGAATTTAACCTCATTAATAGTTAGGAGGGCTTTAAACAAATACAAGGACCTTAAAGTCGTAATAATAGACGTTTCAATGGAATATTCTATTCTTCTTTTAGATGAATTACTCTCCTTAAACTCAAGACTAGTCACCCTAGATAGGTTACCATCTAATGAACTAGATGCTGGAAAAAGGCTGTTGAGGACACATGTTTTACCTGAAGAATTAGAGGACGTTCGTGAATCTATAAGGAAGGGCTTTATCAAATTGTATACTGAACAAAAACTAAGAAGGCTATACATTCCCCCGCAGGGGATAAGTTATCTTAGTTATGGCACATTAATTGAAATGATACGTTCACAGATAGAAGATAAATATGTTTCCACATCCCAGAAGCCTCTCTTTATGGCTCTCCTTCAATCTCTCGATAACCTCATGAGAGAACGTAAATTAACTAAAGACGATATTGTAGACGATACAATTAACCCACTGCTCAGAGAAGCTGAAGAGAAAGCAAGAGAAGCAGGAGTCAGAGACGGCTCAGTGATATTCACCTTCTTATCTTCCATAAAGACATATATTCAGGTTAAACCATCAGAGGTGGAAGAATACGATGTAGAGAGCTTAGCTATTGAAATATTGGATCAAGACCCCTCTTCACCAAGACTATTTGTGGTAGAGACACCTAATATAGACGATGCTAGATTAGTTACCCATTTGCTGATTGAAAATATATATATGAGGAGGAAGAGAGCCTACTCTTCCTTACCGGTAATTCTTTTTGTATTAGACGAAGCTCAGGAATTTATACCGTTTGAGACTAGACAAAAAGACTACACAGAGCAGTCCTCTTCCTCTGTTGAAAAATTACTTAGACACGGTAGAAAGTATCATCTTCACGCTTTGATAAGCACGCAGAGATTAGCTTACCTTAATACAAACGTACTGCAACAGATCCACACCTACTTCGTGAGTACCTTGCCAAGACCCTATGATAGGCAACTGATATCAGATACATTTGGTATATCAGATTCTCTGGTAGACAGGACGTTAAATTTCGATATAGGTCAATGGCTATTGATTAGTTTTAAGGCTGCACTAAAGGAAGATATTCCAGTAATGTTTAAAGCTGAGAACAATGTACAAGAATTAAAAGAAAACTTGAAGAGGTATACATGA